The proteins below are encoded in one region of Pseudomonas ekonensis:
- a CDS encoding C1 family peptidase yields MPAGDQEHRSEQELTPALVGEGRPFADDASSARRTLRLHPDILVYAKPHQRNPATQKSVRGVGVRASRIEDFPMPASVFSFAKSSITLDARPDRLDLRDRLFTPRVQSLPAAFPSDDDITHELADYLNRGMVLYQGNEGACTGFGLSAVINYLLWWRDRKSVLTSPRQLYHLAKLYDEWPGEDYTGSSCRGALKGWHKHGACESSLWPYTVAPNGSAPDFEAPAANWAQDAVTRPLGVYYRVEKDDITAMMAALYETKVLYVSANVHKGWDLQHKGNPGTQAFHSTSQLPVIKWTSKPEGGHAFALLGYTHEGFIVQNSWSTAWGFSGFAILTFEDWLANGTDAWTVSLGVPIKHGTVARNLRPADVRGGGSSPFIDALPPASAKREGFSLFSLDLFKKPRKGPPALSSDNALEMTVVIENNGTIGPRLTHVKNVIEGVKHIVWDNPKTWYKDLPATSRPDVLRIAIFSHGGINSESESIKRICAMAPYFLANGIYPLFVTWRTGILEVTAGLIKDALHGLLPQSWDFGDWLKAAKDNVIEGTDRTVELATKQFGSDQWNKMKQNAREAAQTGLTPRGLVEMVKNLQALAEDKDLGAKKVELHLIGHSAGALINGHLIKLLWDKGLYTETSTLFAPACTLEFANQTYRHVIENEGLKREDFHLHIMSDNREQDDNVIHVYQKSLLYLVSRSFEELQRMPLLGMAKSLDADFHTFNGPSPREWNPAAENMTVQWNNFYWNNKIPSGFALTGKGLSPKAAQTLHIYNDPKMTYGPEPGDKHDTSHGGFDNDLKVMTLALKTILRLGPDDNLAQPFIDLNY; encoded by the coding sequence GTGCCTGCGGGAGACCAAGAACATCGATCTGAACAAGAACTGACGCCGGCGCTCGTCGGCGAGGGGCGCCCCTTCGCCGACGACGCTTCATCGGCTCGCCGCACCCTGCGCCTGCACCCGGACATTCTCGTCTACGCTAAACCTCACCAACGAAACCCTGCGACGCAGAAAAGCGTTCGTGGCGTGGGGGTACGCGCCTCTCGGATCGAGGATTTCCCCATGCCTGCCTCCGTGTTTTCCTTCGCCAAGTCGTCCATCACCCTCGACGCCCGCCCGGACCGCCTGGACCTGCGCGACCGGCTCTTCACCCCGCGCGTGCAGTCGCTTCCCGCCGCGTTCCCCTCGGATGACGACATCACCCACGAGCTGGCCGACTACCTGAACCGCGGCATGGTGCTGTACCAGGGCAACGAAGGGGCCTGCACCGGCTTCGGCCTTTCGGCGGTCATCAACTACCTGTTGTGGTGGCGCGACCGCAAATCGGTGCTGACCAGCCCGCGCCAGCTCTACCACCTGGCCAAGCTCTACGATGAGTGGCCGGGGGAGGACTACACCGGCTCCAGCTGCCGCGGGGCCTTGAAGGGATGGCATAAGCACGGTGCCTGCGAAAGCAGCCTGTGGCCCTACACCGTCGCGCCGAACGGCTCGGCGCCGGACTTCGAAGCGCCGGCCGCCAACTGGGCGCAGGACGCCGTGACCCGGCCGCTGGGCGTTTACTACCGCGTCGAGAAAGACGACATCACCGCGATGATGGCGGCGCTGTACGAAACGAAAGTGCTCTATGTGTCGGCCAATGTGCACAAGGGCTGGGACCTGCAGCACAAGGGCAACCCAGGCACCCAGGCGTTCCACAGCACCTCCCAACTGCCGGTCATCAAGTGGACGTCCAAGCCTGAAGGCGGACACGCGTTCGCCCTCCTCGGCTACACCCACGAGGGGTTCATCGTGCAGAACTCCTGGTCCACGGCCTGGGGCTTTTCGGGCTTTGCGATCCTGACATTCGAAGACTGGCTGGCCAACGGCACCGACGCCTGGACGGTGTCGCTGGGGGTGCCGATCAAGCACGGAACGGTCGCGCGCAATCTGCGGCCTGCCGACGTCCGGGGCGGTGGTTCGTCCCCGTTCATCGATGCGTTGCCGCCGGCCAGCGCCAAACGCGAAGGGTTCTCCCTGTTTTCGCTCGACCTGTTCAAGAAACCCCGCAAAGGGCCGCCCGCATTGTCATCGGACAACGCCCTTGAAATGACCGTCGTCATTGAAAACAACGGCACCATCGGTCCACGCCTGACCCATGTGAAAAATGTCATCGAGGGTGTGAAACACATCGTCTGGGATAACCCCAAGACCTGGTACAAAGATCTGCCCGCCACAAGCAGGCCTGATGTATTGCGTATCGCCATCTTTTCACACGGCGGGATCAACTCCGAAAGTGAGTCGATCAAACGCATTTGCGCTATGGCACCCTACTTTCTCGCGAACGGTATCTACCCGCTGTTCGTCACCTGGCGCACAGGGATTCTGGAGGTCACAGCGGGTCTCATCAAGGACGCCCTTCATGGACTGCTTCCGCAATCCTGGGATTTTGGAGACTGGCTGAAGGCGGCCAAGGACAACGTCATTGAAGGTACCGACCGCACCGTGGAACTGGCCACCAAGCAGTTCGGCAGCGATCAGTGGAACAAGATGAAGCAGAACGCCAGAGAGGCTGCGCAAACCGGCCTCACACCCCGTGGACTGGTGGAGATGGTCAAGAACCTGCAAGCGTTGGCGGAAGACAAGGACCTGGGTGCAAAAAAAGTCGAACTGCATCTGATCGGCCACTCTGCAGGCGCACTGATCAATGGCCATCTGATCAAGCTGCTGTGGGACAAAGGTCTGTACACCGAGACCTCGACACTGTTCGCACCTGCGTGCACGCTCGAATTCGCCAACCAGACCTACCGCCATGTCATCGAAAACGAAGGCTTGAAACGCGAAGACTTCCACTTGCACATCATGTCCGACAATCGCGAACAGGACGATAACGTTATCCACGTCTATCAAAAATCGCTGCTTTACCTCGTCTCCCGCTCCTTCGAGGAACTGCAACGCATGCCGCTGCTGGGCATGGCCAAGAGTCTCGACGCGGATTTTCACACGTTCAACGGCCCCAGCCCGAGAGAATGGAACCCCGCCGCCGAGAACATGACAGTGCAGTGGAACAACTTCTACTGGAACAACAAGATTCCATCGGGTTTCGCCTTGACGGGCAAAGGCCTGTCCCCGAAAGCCGCGCAGACTCTGCACATCTACAACGATCCGAAAATGACGTATGGGCCTGAGCCGGGAGACAAACACGACACGTCCCATGGCGGATTCGACAACGACCTGAAGGTCATGACCTTGGCGCTGAAGACCATTCTGCGGCTCGGCCCCGACGACAACCTTGCGCAGCCCTTCATCGACCTGAACTACTGA
- the cynR gene encoding transcriptional regulator CynR: protein MLLRHLRYLLAVADHGGFTRAAEALHVSQPTLSQQIRQLEDSLGVTLFDRTSRTVRPTDAGLAYIECARRVLVELEAGKRALHDVKDLTRGTLRLAMTPTFMAYLVGPLVRDFAARFPGIHLEIFELSMDDIEAGLSDDSLDIAIAFAPARHPDIECLPAFVETLGIMVGRGHPLYGRESPLSPDEVAQLEFALLAPGFITRQSTDEYFRRQGITPRVQIEVNSVSTLLEVIRHAPMATMLPEAIATLDRGLHKVRAEGEAPQRGAAVLRRRNNYHSAASVAFMNLLLGTPDA, encoded by the coding sequence ATGCTGCTGCGACATCTGCGTTACCTGCTGGCCGTGGCCGACCACGGCGGCTTCACCCGCGCGGCGGAGGCGCTGCACGTGTCGCAGCCGACCCTGTCGCAACAGATCCGCCAACTGGAGGACAGCCTCGGCGTGACGCTGTTCGACCGCACCTCGCGCACGGTCCGCCCCACCGACGCCGGCCTGGCCTACATCGAATGCGCGCGGCGGGTGCTGGTGGAACTGGAGGCGGGCAAACGGGCGCTGCATGACGTGAAAGACCTGACCCGGGGCACCTTGCGCCTGGCCATGACCCCGACGTTCATGGCGTACCTGGTGGGGCCGTTGGTGCGGGATTTCGCGGCGCGGTTTCCCGGCATTCACCTGGAGATCTTCGAGTTGTCGATGGACGACATCGAGGCGGGGCTGTCGGACGACTCGCTGGACATCGCAATCGCCTTCGCGCCGGCGCGCCATCCCGACATCGAGTGCCTTCCCGCATTCGTCGAGACGTTGGGGATCATGGTCGGGCGCGGCCATCCGCTGTACGGGCGTGAGTCGCCGTTGAGCCCGGACGAGGTGGCGCAGCTGGAATTCGCCTTGCTGGCGCCGGGGTTCATCACGCGCCAGTCGACCGACGAGTACTTTCGTCGGCAGGGCATCACGCCCCGGGTGCAGATCGAGGTCAACTCCGTGAGCACGCTGCTGGAAGTGATACGCCACGCGCCGATGGCGACCATGCTGCCGGAAGCCATCGCGACCCTGGATCGGGGGCTGCACAAGGTCCGCGCCGAAGGCGAGGCGCCGCAGCGCGGAGCGGCGGTGTTGCGCCGCCGCAACAACTACCACAGCGCCGCGTCGGTGGCGTTCATGAACCTGCTGCTGGGAACGCCTGACGCCTGA
- a CDS encoding DNA topoisomerase III, whose amino-acid sequence MRLYLCEKPSQAKDIAAVLGAKRRGDGCWLGTGVTVTWCIGHLLETAPPDAYDARYKRWVLADLPIIPDRWKMTVKPRTASQYKAVKRLLGEASELVIATDADREGEMIARELVEHCRYRGPIRRLWLSALDEASIRKALAALKPGAETFSLYHSALGRSRADWLIGMNMSRLFTLLGRQSGYQGVLPVGRVQTPTLRLVVDRDRSIADFVPVPYWAIDVQLLHGGLPFTAQWRAPSDACDDQDRCLNQALAQQAADAIRSAASARVVKLRTERLREVAPLPFDLGTLQEVCSKKLGLGAQETLDVAQALYETYKVITYPRSDCGYLPLSQHAEAPGILAALRQADPSLEALHGHLQPQRRSRAWNDAKVSAHHGIIPTAAAKNLERLTGKHRAVYTLIRARYLAQFLPDHEYDRTQADFDCAGQALRAVGKQIVEPGWKRALPEALAAAKGREAPAPQTLPTLSQGDDCTVADVKLKDLWTQPPKPYTEGDLIKAMKNVAKLVEDPLLKQKLKDTTGIGTEATRASIIQGLLDRGYLVKNGKALSATPAAFSLIDAVPRAIADPGTTAIWEQALDMVQGGEMSLEEFVTKQAAWMSKQVTRCAGLNLTISGPPPTGKAAAPWKKKRKGSGRKAAGAGRRTTKAAAKP is encoded by the coding sequence ATGCGGCTGTACCTCTGCGAAAAACCTTCCCAGGCGAAAGACATCGCCGCCGTGCTGGGCGCCAAGCGCCGGGGCGACGGCTGCTGGCTGGGAACCGGCGTCACGGTGACCTGGTGCATCGGCCACCTGCTGGAGACCGCGCCGCCGGACGCCTACGACGCCCGCTACAAGCGCTGGGTGCTGGCGGATCTGCCGATCATCCCCGACCGCTGGAAAATGACCGTCAAGCCGCGCACCGCCAGCCAGTACAAGGCGGTGAAGCGCCTGCTCGGCGAGGCCAGCGAACTGGTCATCGCCACCGACGCCGACCGCGAGGGCGAAATGATCGCCCGCGAACTGGTGGAGCATTGTCGCTACCGCGGGCCGATCCGCCGCCTGTGGCTGTCGGCCCTGGACGAAGCCTCGATCCGCAAGGCCCTGGCCGCGCTCAAGCCGGGGGCCGAGACCTTCAGCCTCTACCACTCGGCGCTGGGCCGCTCGCGGGCCGACTGGCTGATCGGCATGAACATGAGCCGTCTGTTCACCCTGCTAGGCCGCCAATCGGGCTATCAGGGCGTGCTGCCGGTGGGCCGGGTGCAGACGCCGACCCTGCGCCTGGTGGTGGACCGCGACCGCAGCATCGCGGACTTCGTGCCGGTGCCCTACTGGGCCATCGACGTGCAGCTGCTGCACGGTGGCCTGCCGTTCACCGCCCAGTGGCGCGCACCGTCCGATGCCTGCGACGACCAGGACCGCTGCCTGAACCAGGCGCTGGCGCAGCAGGCGGCCGACGCGATCCGCAGCGCCGCCAGCGCCCGGGTGGTGAAGCTGCGCACCGAACGCCTGCGGGAAGTGGCGCCCCTGCCCTTCGACCTGGGCACCTTGCAGGAGGTCTGCTCGAAGAAGCTCGGCCTCGGTGCCCAGGAGACCCTCGACGTCGCCCAGGCCCTCTACGAAACCTACAAGGTCATCACCTACCCGCGCAGCGACTGCGGCTACCTGCCCCTGAGCCAGCACGCCGAGGCCCCGGGGATCCTGGCGGCGCTGCGTCAGGCCGACCCGAGCCTTGAAGCCCTGCATGGCCACCTGCAGCCGCAACGCCGCTCCCGCGCCTGGAACGACGCCAAGGTCAGCGCCCACCACGGCATCATCCCCACCGCCGCCGCGAAAAACCTCGAGCGGCTCACCGGCAAGCACCGCGCGGTGTACACCCTGATCCGCGCACGGTATCTGGCGCAGTTCCTCCCCGACCACGAATACGACCGCACCCAGGCGGATTTCGATTGCGCCGGCCAGGCCTTGCGCGCCGTCGGCAAACAGATCGTCGAGCCCGGCTGGAAACGCGCCTTGCCCGAAGCGTTGGCGGCAGCCAAAGGGCGCGAGGCACCGGCACCGCAAACCTTGCCGACACTCAGCCAGGGTGACGACTGCACGGTGGCGGACGTGAAGCTCAAGGACCTGTGGACCCAGCCGCCCAAGCCCTACACCGAAGGCGACCTGATCAAGGCCATGAAGAACGTCGCCAAACTGGTGGAGGATCCGCTGCTCAAGCAGAAACTCAAGGACACCACCGGCATCGGCACCGAAGCCACCCGCGCCTCGATCATCCAGGGCCTGCTGGACCGCGGTTACCTGGTGAAGAACGGCAAGGCGCTATCGGCGACGCCGGCGGCGTTCAGCCTGATCGACGCCGTGCCGCGTGCCATCGCCGACCCCGGCACCACGGCGATCTGGGAACAGGCGCTGGACATGGTGCAGGGCGGCGAGATGAGCCTGGAAGAGTTCGTCACCAAACAGGCCGCCTGGATGAGCAAGCAGGTCACCCGCTGTGCCGGCCTGAACCTGACCATCAGCGGCCCGCCGCCGACCGGCAAGGCCGCCGCGCCGTGGAAGAAAAAACGCAAGGGCAGCGGACGCAAAGCCGCCGGTGCAGGAAGACGCACGACAAAAGCGGCCGCCAAACCGTAA
- a CDS encoding DUF427 domain-containing protein — protein MKRPGPSPVISLEELSGCLLVKFHGIQVAASSHVLVLKEANYPPVYYVPREDIEEKYFARTDHTSYCPYKGDANYFSLQVPGHEGANAVWTYEHPKVSVAAIRDYVAFYPDQVKFEVIS, from the coding sequence ATGAAACGTCCAGGCCCCAGCCCCGTCATCTCCCTCGAAGAGCTTTCCGGTTGCCTGCTGGTGAAATTCCACGGCATCCAGGTGGCCGCATCCTCCCACGTGCTGGTCCTCAAAGAGGCCAACTACCCGCCGGTGTATTACGTCCCCCGTGAAGACATCGAAGAGAAATACTTCGCCCGCACCGACCACACCAGCTACTGCCCCTACAAGGGCGACGCCAACTATTTCAGCCTGCAGGTGCCCGGCCATGAAGGCGCCAACGCCGTGTGGACCTACGAGCACCCCAAGGTGTCGGTGGCGGCGATCCGCGACTACGTGGCGTTCTATCCCGATCAGGTCAAGTTCGAAGTGATCAGTTGA
- a CDS encoding MFS transporter, translating into MSEHVQPLDAVGATQTTPDTRKVIFASSLGTVFEWYDFFLYGALAAVISKQFFAGVNDTTAFIFALMAFAAGFIVRPFGALVFGRLGDMIGRKYTFLATIILMGVATFAVGLLPTYASIGIAAPIILVMLRMLQGLALGGEYGGAATYVAEHAPIGKRGFHTSWIQSTATLGLLLSLLVVLGCRYFTGDQFEVWGWRIPFLLSIVLLGISTWIRLSLHESPAYLKMKEEGKTCKAPIRESFGKWENLKVVLTALFSINAGQAVTFYAAQFYVLFFLTQFLKMDAAVANSLLIVSVVIGAPFFIIFGWLSDKVGRKPVLMIGLLLATALYFPIFKSLAHYANPAIDQASRQAPITVSADPATCTFQFDPVGKAKFDSPCDKVKTFLVKQGLPYNSEALPAGSGVQVSVGDVKLDGFDEAALRGAVTLAGYPQQADMQQINKPMIVALIVALIIISAMCYGPLAALMVELFPTRIRYTSMSLPYHIGNGWFGGFLPTVSFALVVYTGDIFYGLWYPVLITGVSLVVGMLCLRETKNIDLNKN; encoded by the coding sequence ATGTCAGAACACGTTCAGCCGCTGGACGCCGTGGGCGCCACGCAGACCACCCCCGATACCCGCAAGGTCATCTTCGCCTCGTCCCTGGGGACGGTGTTCGAGTGGTATGACTTCTTCCTCTACGGCGCCCTGGCGGCGGTGATCAGCAAGCAGTTCTTCGCCGGGGTCAACGACACCACGGCGTTCATCTTCGCGCTGATGGCGTTCGCCGCAGGCTTCATCGTGCGGCCGTTCGGAGCGCTGGTGTTCGGTCGGCTGGGGGACATGATCGGGCGCAAGTACACCTTCCTGGCGACGATCATCCTGATGGGCGTGGCGACGTTCGCCGTCGGCCTGCTGCCGACCTACGCCAGCATCGGCATCGCCGCGCCGATCATCCTGGTGATGCTGCGCATGCTCCAGGGCCTGGCCCTGGGCGGCGAATACGGCGGCGCCGCGACCTACGTGGCGGAGCACGCGCCCATCGGCAAGCGCGGGTTCCACACCAGCTGGATTCAGTCCACCGCCACCCTCGGCCTGCTGCTGTCGCTGCTGGTGGTGCTCGGCTGCCGCTACTTCACCGGCGATCAGTTCGAGGTGTGGGGCTGGCGCATTCCGTTCCTGCTGTCGATCGTGCTGCTGGGCATCTCCACCTGGATCCGCCTGAGCCTTCACGAGTCGCCCGCGTATCTGAAGATGAAAGAGGAAGGCAAGACCTGCAAGGCGCCGATCCGCGAGTCGTTCGGCAAATGGGAAAACCTCAAGGTGGTGCTGACCGCGCTGTTCAGCATCAACGCCGGGCAAGCGGTGACCTTCTACGCCGCGCAGTTCTACGTGCTGTTCTTCCTCACCCAGTTCCTGAAGATGGACGCGGCGGTGGCCAATAGTCTGCTGATCGTCAGCGTGGTGATCGGCGCGCCGTTCTTCATCATTTTCGGCTGGCTGTCGGACAAGGTCGGGCGCAAACCGGTGCTGATGATCGGCCTGCTGCTCGCCACGGCGCTGTACTTCCCGATCTTCAAGTCCCTGGCCCACTACGCCAACCCGGCCATCGACCAGGCCAGCCGCCAGGCGCCGATCACCGTGTCCGCTGACCCTGCCACCTGCACCTTCCAGTTCGATCCGGTGGGCAAGGCCAAATTCGACAGCCCGTGCGACAAGGTCAAGACCTTCCTGGTCAAGCAGGGCCTGCCCTACAACAGCGAGGCCCTGCCGGCCGGCAGCGGCGTGCAGGTGAGCGTCGGCGACGTCAAGCTCGACGGCTTCGACGAAGCCGCCCTGCGCGGCGCCGTGACCCTGGCCGGCTACCCGCAGCAGGCCGACATGCAGCAGATCAACAAACCGATGATCGTCGCCCTGATCGTAGCGCTGATCATCATCTCCGCCATGTGCTACGGCCCGCTGGCGGCGCTGATGGTCGAGCTGTTCCCGACCCGCATCCGCTACACCTCGATGTCGTTGCCCTACCACATCGGCAACGGCTGGTTCGGCGGCTTCCTGCCGACCGTGTCGTTTGCGCTGGTGGTGTACACCGGGGACATCTTCTACGGCTTGTGGTACCCGGTGCTGATCACCGGGGTGAGCCTGGTGGTGGGCATGCTGTGCCTGCGGGAGACCAAGAACATCGATCTGAACAAGAACTGA
- a CDS encoding alkaline phosphatase D family protein has translation MAYLIARPLLGAPDEIKLWVGAFDVPKPPTVSFTVGSQPFVPVAAGVFAPIRDRKPGNPYSNFQAVFTFKALGAGVEHPVRVDAGAGFTPYFLRVTSLPASVPAKLQGSFKILLASCYCCETDAVDVGRFIQRLPVKPDMALFAGDQVYLDAPALESMPQTEDALRQAISRKYRRNWLSEMTGGIGLQQGLGKAPAFCLPDDHEFWNNYPWSQFWKNGTQTAPTPAGGVNLWADAAREMYADYQQGGTVAQTSLRLDIEPLCMLFLDTRSQRMADFNHPQGLMPIDAENAFKLWANDLIASQGKGQPRIGVLATGQTLSAQPAFMDKLGDAELANYGVQYKMMIDTLDRLGQHGIQVVFLTGDVHWSRVMQASNMKTSRTCLTEVVCSPTSLVPTPVVDQLAKAGDFLHGIFGDRQQWPLHSDPEKAPAFFGNKAFRPDEPTRPQGWRGNHVALVEFSRSGFGVELKVTYYPITAPPTPASSAGPFTLLNA, from the coding sequence ATGGCCTATCTGATCGCTCGTCCCCTGCTTGGCGCGCCCGATGAGATCAAACTGTGGGTGGGGGCGTTTGACGTGCCCAAGCCACCCACCGTCAGTTTCACGGTCGGTTCCCAACCCTTCGTGCCGGTGGCTGCCGGCGTGTTTGCGCCGATCCGTGACCGCAAGCCGGGCAACCCGTACTCCAACTTTCAGGCGGTGTTCACCTTCAAGGCGCTGGGCGCCGGGGTCGAGCATCCCGTGCGGGTCGACGCCGGGGCCGGTTTCACGCCCTATTTCCTGCGGGTGACCTCGTTGCCGGCCAGCGTGCCGGCAAAGTTGCAGGGCAGCTTCAAGATCCTGCTCGCCTCGTGCTACTGCTGCGAAACCGACGCGGTGGACGTCGGCCGGTTCATTCAACGCCTGCCGGTCAAGCCGGACATGGCCCTGTTCGCCGGTGACCAGGTCTACCTCGATGCCCCGGCGCTGGAGTCCATGCCCCAGACCGAAGACGCGCTGCGCCAGGCCATCTCGCGCAAGTACCGGCGCAACTGGCTATCGGAGATGACCGGCGGCATCGGCCTCCAGCAAGGGTTGGGCAAGGCCCCGGCGTTTTGCCTGCCGGACGATCACGAGTTCTGGAACAACTACCCGTGGAGCCAGTTCTGGAAGAACGGCACCCAGACCGCGCCGACACCCGCCGGCGGCGTCAACCTGTGGGCCGACGCCGCCCGTGAGATGTACGCCGACTACCAGCAGGGCGGCACCGTGGCGCAGACCAGCCTGCGCCTGGACATCGAGCCGCTGTGCATGCTGTTTCTCGACACGCGCAGCCAGCGCATGGCCGATTTCAACCACCCGCAGGGCCTGATGCCGATCGATGCCGAGAACGCGTTCAAGCTGTGGGCCAATGACCTGATCGCTTCCCAAGGCAAAGGCCAGCCGCGCATCGGCGTGCTGGCCACCGGGCAGACGCTGTCGGCCCAGCCCGCCTTCATGGACAAGCTGGGCGACGCCGAGCTGGCCAATTACGGCGTGCAGTACAAGATGATGATCGACACCCTCGACCGGTTGGGGCAGCACGGCATCCAGGTGGTGTTCCTCACCGGCGACGTGCATTGGAGCCGGGTGATGCAGGCCAGCAACATGAAGACCTCGCGCACCTGCCTGACCGAGGTGGTCTGCTCGCCCACCAGCCTGGTGCCGACGCCGGTGGTGGACCAGTTGGCCAAGGCGGGCGACTTTCTGCACGGCATCTTCGGCGACCGCCAGCAATGGCCGTTGCATTCCGATCCTGAAAAGGCCCCGGCCTTTTTCGGCAACAAGGCGTTCCGGCCGGACGAGCCGACGCGGCCGCAGGGCTGGCGGGGCAACCATGTCGCGCTGGTGGAGTTCTCCCGTTCGGGGTTCGGCGTGGAACTGAAGGTCACCTACTACCCGATCACCGCGCCACCCACGCCGGCGTCGTCCGCCGGCCCTTTCACGTTGCTCAATGCCTGA
- a CDS encoding GNAT family N-acetyltransferase, translating to MPSIELHAAHRDDHDTLESLMQFYLYDFSEWLPLKLAEHGYFPLGPTLEYWRHPATRAFLIRADDELAGFISVDGNTHRKGAEHNLGYLFVCRRWRGRGVAQFVVSDLLSRVPGQWQIFHIDANRPAQRFWAGAIPALSGGAFTCEQRVIDGYPCTVYGFQSPASTA from the coding sequence ATGCCCAGCATTGAACTGCACGCCGCCCATCGCGACGACCACGACACCCTCGAAAGCCTCATGCAGTTCTACCTGTACGACTTCAGTGAATGGCTGCCGCTGAAGCTCGCCGAACACGGCTACTTCCCCCTCGGGCCGACACTCGAGTACTGGCGCCACCCGGCCACCCGCGCCTTCCTGATCCGGGCGGACGACGAACTGGCGGGCTTCATCAGCGTGGACGGCAACACGCACCGCAAAGGCGCCGAGCACAATCTCGGTTATCTCTTCGTTTGTCGGCGTTGGCGTGGCCGAGGCGTCGCGCAGTTTGTCGTCTCTGACCTCTTGAGCCGCGTCCCCGGCCAATGGCAGATTTTCCACATCGACGCCAACCGCCCGGCGCAGCGTTTCTGGGCCGGGGCGATCCCGGCGCTGAGCGGCGGCGCGTTCACCTGCGAACAACGGGTGATAGACGGCTACCCCTGCACGGTCTACGGCTTCCAAAGCCCCGCATCCACGGCCTGA
- a CDS encoding serralysin family metalloprotease, producing the protein MPQASSQASNAFTEIDTFRHLYDRGDGQVNGKPSFTADQAAAEILRKGMSWQDKNGDGKIDLSYTFLTDKPANYNPKLGNFGEFSALQKAQAVLAMQSWADVANVTFTEGNGGDGHMTFGNYDVSTGGAAFAYLPQGSSYDGQSWYLINDQYQVNKTPGTNNYGRQTLTHEIGHTLGLSHPGAYNAGNGNPTYGDAKYAEDTRGYSLMSYWSESNTAQNFSKDGSGAYASAPLLDDIVAVQKLYGANLQTRAGDTVYGFNSNAERDFYSATSNSAKVVFSVWDGGGNDTLDFSGFSHNQKINLNEGSFSDVGGLVGNVSIAYGVTLENAIGGSGNDLLIGNAAANELVGGAGNDLIYGGGGGDTLWGGEGADTFVFGAAGDSTMTAPDWIMDFTSGLDKIDLSGIAGFATGTATLNFVSGFTGHAGDAILTYFAQTNQTSLMIDLTGQGSVDFAVGVVGQALASDIVA; encoded by the coding sequence ATGCCTCAAGCCTCTTCCCAGGCCAGCAACGCCTTCACCGAAATCGACACCTTCCGCCACCTGTACGACCGCGGCGACGGTCAGGTCAACGGCAAACCGTCGTTCACCGCCGACCAGGCCGCCGCCGAGATCCTGCGCAAGGGCATGTCCTGGCAGGACAAGAACGGCGACGGCAAGATCGACCTCAGCTACACCTTCCTGACCGACAAGCCTGCCAACTACAACCCGAAACTGGGCAACTTCGGCGAGTTCAGCGCCCTGCAGAAAGCCCAGGCCGTGCTCGCCATGCAATCGTGGGCCGATGTGGCCAACGTCACCTTCACCGAAGGCAACGGCGGCGACGGCCATATGACGTTCGGCAACTACGACGTCAGCACCGGCGGCGCCGCGTTCGCCTACCTGCCCCAGGGCAGCAGCTACGACGGTCAGTCCTGGTACCTGATCAACGATCAGTACCAGGTCAACAAGACCCCGGGCACCAACAACTACGGGCGCCAGACCCTGACCCACGAAATCGGCCACACCCTCGGCCTGTCGCACCCCGGCGCCTACAACGCCGGCAACGGCAACCCGACCTACGGCGACGCCAAGTACGCCGAGGACACCCGCGGCTACAGCCTCATGAGCTACTGGAGCGAAAGCAACACCGCCCAGAACTTCAGCAAGGACGGCAGCGGCGCCTATGCGTCGGCGCCGCTGCTGGACGACATCGTGGCGGTGCAGAAGCTCTACGGCGCCAACCTGCAGACCCGTGCCGGCGACACCGTCTACGGCTTCAACTCCAACGCCGAGCGCGACTTCTACAGCGCCACCTCCAACAGCGCCAAGGTGGTGTTCTCGGTGTGGGACGGCGGCGGCAACGACACCCTGGACTTCTCCGGCTTCAGCCACAACCAGAAGATCAACCTCAACGAAGGTTCGTTCTCCGACGTCGGCGGCCTGGTGGGCAACGTGTCCATCGCCTACGGCGTGACCCTGGAAAACGCCATCGGCGGTTCGGGCAACGACCTGCTGATCGGCAACGCGGCGGCCAACGAGCTGGTGGGCGGCGCCGGCAACGACCTGATCTACGGCGGTGGCGGCGGCGATACGCTGTGGGGCGGGGAAGGGGCCGACACCTTCGTGTTCGGCGCTGCCGGCGACTCGACCATGACCGCGCCGGACTGGATCATGGATTTCACCAGCGGCCTGGACAAGATCGACCTGTCGGGCATCGCCGGCTTCGCCACCGGCACGGCCACGCTGAACTTCGTCAGCGGCTTCACCGGCCATGCCGGCGATGCGATCCTCACCTACTTTGCGCAGACCAACCAGACCAGCCTGATGATCGACCTCACCGGCCAGGGTTCGGTGGACTTCGCCGTGGGCGTGGTGGGGCAGGCGCTGGCAAGCGACATCGTCGCGTGA